The following coding sequences lie in one Rutidosis leptorrhynchoides isolate AG116_Rl617_1_P2 chromosome 6, CSIRO_AGI_Rlap_v1, whole genome shotgun sequence genomic window:
- the LOC139855573 gene encoding uncharacterized protein isoform X2, with protein MLRPHYPLIYKRDEMPDANSISEVCVVIDDDDDTWKAGDMVDWNSDGAYWSTRVTEVLTDDKVKIELPMPPAGERKDDETHEALCKDLRPNLVWSQRKDWSLPTNGKTHVVHGLFFHQSKVPQCSGYLEASNLTSYSTGHTAQHDYSLAVSNLTLATTRFELETSCK; from the exons ATGTTGCGGCCTCACTATCCGCTAATATATAAAAGAGATGAAATGCCAGATGCTAACTCGATTTCTGAAGTTTGTGttgtgattgatgatgatgatgatacatggaaGGCTGGTGATATGGTAGATTGGAATTCTGACGGTGCTTATTGGTCTACAAGGGTGACCGAAGTATTGACCGATGACAAGGTTAAG ATTGAGTTGCCAATGCCTCCAGCTGGAGAACGGAAAGACGACGAGACACATGAAGCATTATGTAAGGATTTACGGCCGAACTTAGTGTGGTCCCAAAGAAAAGACTGGTCATTGCCTACT AATGGTAAGACTCATGTGGTGCACGGCTTATTTTTCCATCAAAGCAAG GTTCCTCAATGTTCGGGTTACCTGGAGGCGAGTAATCTAACCTCATACTCTACTGGACACACGGCCCAACATgattactccctggctgtttccaaccttACCCTGGCCACCACAAGATTTGAACTTGAGACCTCTTGCAAGTAA
- the LOC139855573 gene encoding uncharacterized protein isoform X3: MLRPHYPLIYKRDEMPDANSISEVCVVIDDDDDTWKAGDMVDWNSDGAYWSTRVTEVLTDDKVKIELPMPPAGERKDDETHEALCKDLRPNLVWSQRKDWSLPTVNGKTHVVHGLFFHQSKAWIRIRFLLVHLSTLLKHKA; this comes from the exons ATGTTGCGGCCTCACTATCCGCTAATATATAAAAGAGATGAAATGCCAGATGCTAACTCGATTTCTGAAGTTTGTGttgtgattgatgatgatgatgatacatggaaGGCTGGTGATATGGTAGATTGGAATTCTGACGGTGCTTATTGGTCTACAAGGGTGACCGAAGTATTGACCGATGACAAGGTTAAG ATTGAGTTGCCAATGCCTCCAGCTGGAGAACGGAAAGACGACGAGACACATGAAGCATTATGTAAGGATTTACGGCCGAACTTAGTGTGGTCCCAAAGAAAAGACTGGTCATTGCCTACTGTG AATGGTAAGACTCATGTGGTGCACGGCTTATTTTTCCATCAAAGCAAG GCATGGATCAGGATTCGATTTCTCTTGGTTCACCTCTCAACGCTTCTTAAACATAAAGCATGA
- the LOC139855573 gene encoding uncharacterized protein isoform X1 produces MLRPHYPLIYKRDEMPDANSISEVCVVIDDDDDTWKAGDMVDWNSDGAYWSTRVTEVLTDDKVKIELPMPPAGERKDDETHEALCKDLRPNLVWSQRKDWSLPTVNGKTHVVHGLFFHQSKVPQCSGYLEASNLTSYSTGHTAQHDYSLAVSNLTLATTRFELETSCK; encoded by the exons ATGTTGCGGCCTCACTATCCGCTAATATATAAAAGAGATGAAATGCCAGATGCTAACTCGATTTCTGAAGTTTGTGttgtgattgatgatgatgatgatacatggaaGGCTGGTGATATGGTAGATTGGAATTCTGACGGTGCTTATTGGTCTACAAGGGTGACCGAAGTATTGACCGATGACAAGGTTAAG ATTGAGTTGCCAATGCCTCCAGCTGGAGAACGGAAAGACGACGAGACACATGAAGCATTATGTAAGGATTTACGGCCGAACTTAGTGTGGTCCCAAAGAAAAGACTGGTCATTGCCTACTGTG AATGGTAAGACTCATGTGGTGCACGGCTTATTTTTCCATCAAAGCAAG GTTCCTCAATGTTCGGGTTACCTGGAGGCGAGTAATCTAACCTCATACTCTACTGGACACACGGCCCAACATgattactccctggctgtttccaaccttACCCTGGCCACCACAAGATTTGAACTTGAGACCTCTTGCAAGTAA